A segment of the Penaeus monodon isolate SGIC_2016 chromosome 38, NSTDA_Pmon_1, whole genome shotgun sequence genome:
gggaagaagcgagaggatagggggtaggaaaggaaaggaaagggagaatacagagaagaaagtaggaagagagaggggattgggGAAAGGTAAGTAGAAGATTGAGGGAAAGAAAGgcaggaggaggttgagggaagCAAATCAGAAGAATAGAGGgaagaaagcgagggagaaaggaaggaaaaagatttAGGTAAgagaatataaacaaagaaaaaaaaaaagacgggaggGAATATGAGAGGGGGAGTGAAAGTGAGACAtttagggaaaggaagggaagggagtaagggaggaggaggaggaggggggaggagggagggagggggtaggaccAGAGGGATGGGAGTTATACAACAACCGTAGAACTCTATTCGGGAACAATATCGTAGAACAGGTTAATCTACGTGGCTTTGCTTTCCTGATGGGTGCTAGACGGTAAAGCTATGCCATGCTGTGTGTTCGAAATAGAGTCGGGGAAaaatggttttgttgttgttgttgttgttgttgatcgcTTCTCTCTAGCTTCCTCGGCCTCATTTGTCTATacgtctatttgtttatctgtctatttatctatttatcgcaGTCTCTTTCATGTTAACGGTTTCCTCTGCTataaattattgtcattttgcttttctatctatttatctatctatcgatatatatctggctatctatctatccatttatctatttatttacccatctgtctatctacatatatatatatatatatatatatatatatatatatatatatatatatatatcgatctattgatctattcatctatctattaatctatctctaCCTCACCTCTTCCCGAAATAATTACGCAATATCTTCATTTTCACTCTAGGGTCcttaattcaaagaaaaaaaaatcacagtatcATTTtctaagtttataaaaaaaaaaaaaaatacacatcagaCTGATTAGAtaatctttccaaaaaaaaaagaaaaaaaaaggcgaactGTATttcccaccgtaaaaaaaaaagaaaaacaaaaaacaatgataataattttgacagtttccaccccttcccttcatcttcctcaACTATCATTAACGCTCATGAAAGGGCGGAATGGGAAGAAATAAGGGATAAGATagagaattgataaaaaaagaaaacaagaagaaagcaaCAGattgaatagatagagatagagttgaTAAAGACATAATGATGTGtaattatgatttcattctaATGGCTTGTTGggtatttactatttactattgtTCTTCGgttagtatgtttgtatgtaaattaattattatcattgttgtttttttggtcatTTATCTTATATTCCctagaccctcccccccccccccgcgcataCAGAGCCACTTACCCCCAcaacctttttcctcttcttcttcctctcgcattcttgtcctttcctcctccctcttcctcttcctttctcttgcattcttgtcctttcttcctccctcttcctcttcctctctctctcattcttctcctttcttcctccctcttcctcttcctctctctctcattcttctcctgtcctcccaccccctcgcctcccctcctccctttccgttATCTCCCATTCTTGtcttgtcctctccctcccctttccctctccttttcctcctttgccccccaccccccttccctccatggACATCGAACACATATTCcgtagcacacacgcacacgcctccCTCATCCACACTCCTCCAACACACCCTTCTCCATCATTGttttcaccctcacccttttgTCACCCAaccccactccacctcccccccttcccaacccacccaccccactcaccccttccccctatccacccaaccccactccacctcccccccttcccaacccacccaactccacccacctctcccccttcccccaacccccccaaccccactccacctccccccccccaccttcccaacccacccacccctactCACTCGCGTTTACCTTCCGCTCTCAGGACAGTGTTCGAAGTTCGGCCACTCGTGCTACGGCGGACACGGCAAGCGAAGCGAGGACCAATACCCTTCCAGCATCGACTACGCAGCAGCCAATCAGGTTCCCGCCCTCGCCCTCAAGGCAGCCCAGGACGACGCCCTGACCTGGGATGGCTCCGCCCCCTCCGTCTCCAACCCCGAGATCATCGCTAATGTTCGAAACTGGGTGAGTCCTGTTGGTTTGTCTGTTGGTTTGTCTGTTGGTTGGTTTGGGATTGGGtttaagacagagagagagagagagagaatgaacagggaaaaaaagaacaggaaaaaagggaagagagagagagagagagagagagagagagagagagagagagagagagagaagaagtaggagaaagagaaagagagcaagagggagggagggagagagaaagagagagagaggggaggggaggcccttcctctcccccccccactgatAGTTCACAAAGAATcgctctcttctgtttcttctgatTGTCGTTcgggcttttctttcttttattttccttttcatctttttattttctatcttattttcatcttttttcttgatttttgtaaTCCTTAGTTTGTGTATCTTTAGCTTTTTTATGTCCCGTCTTCcgtatctaactatatatatatatatatatatatatatatatatatatatatatatatatatatatatatacctgcctatctatctatttacctatctatctatctatctacctacgtatctttctatctatctatctgtctgtccagtcctgtatctagatatatctgtctgtatgtcttcttatttatctatctatctttggctaaaacacgcacacacacacacacacacacacacacacacacacacacacacacacacacacacacacacacacacacacacacacacacacacacacacacacacacacatgcactttttttctctctctctctggtttttgttttccctcttcctctctcttacacactctccctcttccctcctttcttcccccctcgttcatttccctctttctccatctatcattcccttttttctcggCTTAACCAATGGTCTCTTCACCTCATTTTTACTTCTTCGTCACTTCCCTCCCGAACCTCCTTCACTAtttgcctcttccctccttcctccccactcaggtctccctccaaccctccctgtttccctccctccctaaacccTCATCCTATcttacctaccctccctccctccctctctccctccctctctcccgccttctctctcccttacacgCTCTCCAACCCTCctcaacctccttccctccctcccttctctccctccaacctaatccacatcttccctccctccctccctccctcccctcctcatcctccacccccatccctcctccctccctcccctcctctccctccccctccctaagaTTTATCGTTTAATAAagcgacggagagagacagagagacaccgCAATAAGAAACGGGGTTGAAAGTGAACGCAACACAAGTCAGGATGAAGGCAAACATGGCACTGACGAGGTTATAATCCGAAGGAGTGttaaaaataaggaggaggagaaatgagaagaggaagaagaagaggaggaagagagttgaaagaggatttgtgtgtatgtatgtatttatatatatatatatatatatatatatatatatatatatatatatatatatatatatatacgcacacacacacacacacacacacacacacacacttacacacacacacgtatagataattagatagatagatagaatgatagatagataaatagatggagagagagagagagagagagagagagagagagagagagagagagagagagagagagagagagagagagagagagagagagagagagcaacataaGCAGAGGAAAGAAAGTATGAAGTTAAATGAAACACTTCGCTACTAAagaatacatatcatacatgtgATGCTGAATTGGAACTTGTAGATATATAGGTCTTTGGTATTATACTTAATTAACAATCTGGCAGTAATAACTTCCCTTGAGCATATATGTACAGTGCACTGGCTTGGTCAGAGATTAGCTTTGGCAAACACAAATTAGATAGATTGCTTGTTCGTTCAGAATCAGTATTGACGAGGTTACATGTGGTCtcaaattacttatttttatgacacatgcaaacatacacacgcacacgcaaacgcatagacgcacatacacagacgtacacaccctcactcactctctcattcactcactcgctcactcactcactcactcactctcttactgcctcactcactcactcactcactcactcactcactcactcactcacacacacacacatacacacacacacacacacacacacacacacacacacacacacacacacacacacacacacacacacacacacacacacacgattgcgtgcacacatatacacacaaacacatgacacTGCCATCTAGTAATAGCGCTGGGACACTATTGGCTGCCAATACGTCACTTTAACTATTGCAGTTAACAGTCTCATTAACTATTGtgatatctgtgtatctacctgtctgtctcctccatgtctgtctgtctgtctgtctgtctctctctctctctctctctctctctctctctctctctctctctctctctctctctctcaatatatatatatatatatatatatatatatatatatatatatatatatgtgtgtgtgtgtgtgtgtgtgtgtgtgtgtgtgtgtgtgtgtgtgtgtgtgtgtgtgtgtgtgtgtgtgtgtgtgtgttgcatgcgtgtgtttgtttgttgcatgcgtgtgtttgtttgttgcatgcCTGTGTTTGCTTTCACTCACACTGCTTTCAAGTTGCCATATATTTATAAGACGTACTTATTGCgtttataatagtgatataaacaAAACTGTTTCTTAAGTCCGTGGCAAAATGGCTCATTCTTCCGTTAATGATAATTCTTTATAAAGTAACTTTTACCTACCCCCAGATACTGTATTTGTTCTCCGTTAAGGGCTGTTTACCAAATCCATttagataattgttataatttttcgtttttgttaatatcaaaatattgtgtcatttatatttctctattcTCTAACTCTCACTTCTCCTAATTCTGCCATTAATGTAATTTTCCGCTATTATATTACTAATGACCATATGCCACCGTTTAGTAATTAATGTTGTTCATTCACTACATTACCAAccatcttttcccctcatccAGTCATAAACGTCATTTCAGCTTCATTGAACAGTCATTAACCACAATTTTCCCCTCATTTGGTCGAAAATGCCCTTATCTCCTCATGTATACGATACTAATAAAAAGAATTCCCTCATTCAGTCATAAATACCATATTCCCCTCACTGAATTTCCAATTATTAACCACATTTCCCCTCACCTAACCGAGAGGACCCCTTCCTCACTGTATCCTAAATttcaccattttttcccctcgtcaAGACATGAATATCATTACTCCCTCACTGAatttaatcattaatcatcattttccttcatcCAGCCATAAATTCCCTTTCATTCActgaatatttaattattaatcctATTACCTTCTCATCCATTCACAACTACCATTACCCCGTCATTGAATGCATCAATATcaacccccctttaccctccaaCCCGTTATAGATACCACTACCCACTCACTTAACACTTAATAAATACCACTACCCACTCACTTTACACTTAATTATTAACCCCATTTCCCATTCATCCAACAACACTATTATCTCGTCACAGAATACCTAATCATTAACGGTTTCCCTTCATCCGTCGCTGAATACTTAATTATTAACcaatttttcccttctcccataaaaGCCCTTTCCCCCTCACTGAAATTCTAACGTTGAtttttgtcctctttctctccccagctGTCTGTCCTCGGCCGTCGTCTCCGCCAGAGGACGTCTTCTCAGTCTGCTACCTCGGCGTCGCAGTCTTACGGTTTCCTACAGTAGGAAGTCGTTGCCTGAAACCtcgaaacaaacaacaacaacaacaacaatatgccGACGAGTCCTGACAGCTCAAATTACGaccacattaataataataacaaaaaggaggaaacaaaaaagagaaaatgacgaCGTCGATGGCGATGACAATCCACGAACGGCGtcatgtttgtttttggttttccctctCTCCGCGTGGGTGTTCCAATATGGCTCCTCCTGTTGATGTTCTGTTGCCGATAGCGTTCGCGAGGTAGACCGCATTCGTGTGGATTCATCTTCTCCTGGGATGGTTTGACGGTGCGAATGACGGGTTCGAGTGGGACGAGATCTGTGTCTCCGATAAATGCTAAATTCCAAGATAAAactgaaatatacaaaaataaagatggaggaggagtttTTACAAAATGGTTTTATATTTATCATGAGTTGTTTTCCCCCTCATTTCACCCTTAATTCAGTTTAGGAAATCGTTTCCATCCATTGTTAAGTTCCAATGTCATTTAACACCTCCACCATCACAACCTCTCTTCCTTCAAATCCTTAAAGCACAAGAGCCCACACAAATTACCTAAATTCACAACCTGccgacaagcacacacacacacacacacacacgcacacacacacacacacacacacacacacacacacacacacacacacacacacacacacacacacacacacacacacacacacacacacacaatcagacagacaaacatacatacatatacacagacaacttacagacagacagacatgtaccTGACTTCTCCATCTGCACTGGTTATTAAAATCGCGAGACCAATATTACCACGGATCCGTCACGGTACAAGTGACATATTGACATTCCCAAGCAGAAAACAAAGCTTACTGAAAGCCGTCTCATCATTCATCTTCAAGAGGAAATCTTCCCACACGACGCTGCTTATCTTCGCATCGCAAATgttaaacaaagagagaaaaaaaaagttttaagatgTATTTTCAGCCTGAATATAACCaaatacacatatctgtataaatGAATGTTAGTCCACACATAGGCCACTACTACCCCAGTATCTTCTGTCACTGTTGTACATGCAAGGAATATGTGTCACCCacattattacttctatttcgCTTGTATATTCTACTAAAATAAGGGTCGTGGAAATAGGAACACCATAACACACCACTGAGGGCCATTTGTAATacccattatataaaattttctgatgtactatatgatttttaaaaaataaaatgtcggGGTCTCTATGTAACGACATATTAACTTTTAGCTTGTCTACTCCTCTTAAAATATGACTAAGCTATAATGTTTGCagactttataatatataacgataTGTAACAGTGTTCTGAAACTCCCAACTGTCTTGTCTATATGCTACATAGTGTCCTAGGGGCTGGGCGGTTGCAGGCTTATTATATCTGTGGCTGTATCATAGAGaagaaaatcgaaataaaaaaaactttcattttgtgGTCGAAATGGCTCGTGTTTCATTTAAGCAGCCTCTTCTTTTTCGTTCGAGTCGTTGTTGAAAAGAGTTTGGTCGGTTATTTTGCATACAAATCTGTTGGTTGAAATTAGACTTTTTTACTATTGTATTTtcaaacagataaaacaaatatacatacttttttccaAACCACAAATAACACCAATTGCAGTCAGGTGGCATTTAACCTCCAAACAACTACATAATCttgaagaaaaatgttaaaatcaaTTCCTGTGGCAAACTATACACGAATACATTGATCGGCTTCGGTCAAAACACATTAATTATTTGATCACCTTCTGTGATGTAATTAAACAGCACCTGTGACTAATGCCAGAGGTTGAGGAAACTACTGGCCTACGACTCTCCTTAACTGTAAATTCAGTATATTAAAAACCGATTGCACAGACTCGAGAAAGTGCATCATTTTGATACAGAGAGATCGATACTTTTGTGTTGGTATCGGTATCGCCTTGGCTACTCAATACCAGTATCGTTCTGTCGGTATCGCTAGGGTGTTTTTTCTCaagatgtattaaaaaaaaaatcgatacgtCGATACATttccattaatttatatatctatctatctgttctatttatttatcaatctatctatctctccctccctccctcctctctctttctctctccattccttcctccctcacgcactcattctctcgctctctctctctttctttctttctttcagtctgtctgtctgtctatctatctgcgtataattcaagtatgtgtgtgtttgtgtctattgaCGGTGGCGCTTTTTCTTGGTCATAAAGGAACGAGTTTTAATGCTCTTAATGAACGCACATGTCTTTTGTAAGTTTATTTGCTGTTACTGTCTCGTAGAAGTCATCAAAATATCTacgcataattttaaaaaataataaaaataaataaaaaaataaaaacttttctgcTACAGTCACTATTTACAGTGCATCAAACatcgaaatgtatatatatctcgatagtatttatatatatctacaaatcagTTTGGATATCTTCAAGAAAGTATCGCCGATATTTTTAATCGGTGTTACACGCATTGGTATCGCATTAACTGTCTTTGAGGAATCGGTGTATCAGTATCGACTTAGATAATTTTGTGTTTACAAATTAATGAAAATCGTTCTTGGAGATGCCACGATAATTCTACTGattaggaacaaaaaaaaaatgaaaagttggcAGTTCATCCTCTCTACGCTTCCCACATATgtgcgtttttcttcttcttcttcttcttcttcttcttcttcttcttcttcttcttcttcttcttcttcttcttcttcttctttatttatttaatttcttcttcttctttttcttctttttgttcttctttttcttctttttgttcttctttttttccttcttcttcttcttcttcttcttcttcttcttcttcttcttcttcttcttcttcttctctctttttttttctttttttgctaaagCCCCAAAGTCTCCTTTTTGTACATAGAGGCTAATAGAGTATATATGAATGATACAAAAGCCATTTGTGAAATTATAAACGAGACAAACAATCATATGAGTATGTTTTAAACAGCTGTGGGCATACTCGTTCTCGTTCAGTGggtcccaatcttttccaatctgtgaccccccccccccccgaaaaaaaaaatatgataatctcCATGGCTGCGTTCactatctttattcatttcttcagattcagttattaacAGTTACGAATAGTGTCATGGTGCCAATACCtacaggacaagaaaaaaaaatccaatttattgatatgtgagagaaTTATCTGTAGTACCTACAGAAAATTTTCTCAAATATCATGTAGATGAGACAAAATCTAGTTGAATTTGAAGTCATAATTTCCACATTGCTCCAGGTTGGGTGGGAATCCCTGTTCTAGGCCTTCCAGATATTTGCTGCAATTTCACACTCACAAACAATCGATCTCCTCATCGCCAGCAACAGGTAAATAAAATACTGGTTATGAGGGTTTATAAGCGTCTCCGTCGACCTCCCTGTTTCTAGGTTCATCTCCTGCCGATGGTATGGACAATAGAATATCGTTACTGTTTTCTGACTTTAATATGCTTGGCATTcctattatattttcattcatctaCAGAAAAAAAGCATACATGTAATATTAACCTGGGTCCCTCCTCATGAATATCTCGTGAGGTTTTTTTCTGTAGGTTAAGATAGGTTATGGTAGATTAGGTTATGCACCGCGGGGTATAAGATATTGGGAAAACAACAGGTTCGAATCCCTTTCCTGGATCTGATAAAATATGGTAACCTTCTTGCAGTATTGTATCAAGTATTGTAGTAGTTGCAATTTAGCTAAAATCTTAATCCAAGGAAATTTTCACTTGCGTTGATTAATTCAAGGTTAGGTATATCGTCTTCCAGACTTTTAGAAATGAAATCTTGGTCCGATTAGTTTATTTAGAATACCTCCCTCTtcaaatattttattaacattgttCTAATCAAAAAGATATTGGAAAACTATAGGAAAATTACGTCTGCCATCCTATCACGTAGAgaatatcctctctccctccctctatctgtatatatatacatatatatatatatatatatatatatatatatatatatatatatatatatatatatatatatatatatatatatatatatatatatatactatatatatatatatatatatatatatatatatatatatatatatatatatatatatgtctctctctcttctctttccctctcaggTCCTTGTAACcactgctgtccaccaatttgtcagggttgTGTTAACTTAAACGTACGGTCTGCTTGCATGACTTTATTGACAGAAGATTCTTGGTAGCGTAGCGTAGACGGAGGCTGGAATGGCCGGCTCGTGCAGAAGCCCCGAGCAGCGGTTCGGCCCGGAATGGCAGAGGCCCTGGCGGGTggccccgggaggaggcagcgtccgagcaggaCCGTGACTCGGGGCAGAGTGATTGTACGGGTCAAGGTAGCGGGCAAaggtcatgagagatgtgggcgtggcttaggtcagtacggcggcgtgccctaattggtcacccctgctagctggagggcgtgacattgaaggcttctgaccaattagaatccctctctttctctctatcttctctctctctattctctctcctctctctcactctctctctttctctctctctctttctgtctctctctctctctctctctctctctcttctctctcttctctctctctctctctctctctctctctctctctctctctctctctctctctctctctctctctctctctctctctctctctctctctctctctctctctcggcttaggtcagtacggcggccgccctaattggtcacccctgctagctggagggcgtgacattgaaggcttctgaccaattagaatccctctctttctctctatcttctctctctctattctctctcctctctctctctctctctctctctctctctctctctctctctctctctctctctctcctcctttctctctctcctcctctctctctcctctctctctcacttctctctctcactctctctctctctctctctctctctctctctctctcctctctctcctctctctctctctcctcctctctctctcttctctctctctctctctctctctctctatctctctcttctctctctatctctctctctctctctcttctctctctctctctctctctctctctctcttctcctctctctctctctctctctctctctctctctctctctctctctctctcccctcccctccctctcttcgacGATTCAAGCCATTGCACATTGCCTAGGTACTATATCCTCGAGCATTTCTTAAGTTTCTATATTAATCTAGAACCAATTAGCCCGAACATCGACGATAGACAGAAAATAGATGAAGAcgacgaaattaaaaaaaaaatggattaagtAATACATGAATCGTTCTGGCCTGAAAAATCCAGATTGAGAATGAATGTCAGTTCATTTGTTTCATGCAAATATACATCAAACTTAATCTTTGAATTGATAAGTTCGAATTTTCTAATCATGTCCTAAATACTTTGTTTATGTTTCGGTTCATGTTTTGTGAAGTATTTCTGTtt
Coding sequences within it:
- the LOC119596492 gene encoding uncharacterized protein LOC119596492, which codes for MSRWIVNLLLVVLGVAALSSQAWGQCSKFGHSCYGGHGKRSEDQYPSSIDYAAANQVPALALKAAQDDALTWDGSAPSVSNPEIIANVRNWLSVLGRRLRQRTSSQSATSASQSYGFLQ